Proteins from a single region of Corylus avellana chromosome ca11, CavTom2PMs-1.0:
- the LOC132165903 gene encoding uncharacterized protein LOC132165903, translated as MGAPHQLSSLTCNLTIMQAKNVDFNSTGTLFVRYYLSAGNNKRIRLNTREISSKSDLCWNESFSLDCFVSQDSMDSLKQENVVFELRRRSKVPVLGRIGGSQLLGRAEIPWKEVCESPNMEMVKWVPMGHVGVSKPPKLQVGMKVQVPAMEEKGRRRNGNVKKWDDHDEYCGCKDFLGYSCEDYDIFALAAALEAF; from the coding sequence ATGGGCGCTCCTCACCAGCTTTCTTCTCTTACTTGCAATCTGACAATCATGCAAGCAAAAAACGTGGATTTTAACTCCACTGGCACGCTCTTTGTCAGATACTATCTTTCTGCGGGAAACAACAAAAGAATTCGGCTTAACACCCGAGAAATCTCCTCCAAATCCGACCTCTGTTGGAACGAGTCCTTCTCGTTGGATTGCTTTGTTTCCCAAGACTCCATGGACAGCCTAAAGCAAGAAAACGTGGTTTTCGAGCTCCGGCGGCGGAGCAAAGTGCCTGTTCTTGGGAGGATTGGGGGGTCACAGCTCTTGGGGAGGGCAGAGATTCCGTGGAAAGAAGTCTGTGAGTCACCGAACATGGAAATGGTGAAGTGGGTCCCGATGGGACACGTGGGTGTCAGCAAGCCGCCTAAGCTGCAAGTGGGGATGAAAGTTCAAGTTCCTGCAATGGAGGAGAAGGGGAGAAGGAGAAATGGGAATGTCAAGAAGTGGGATGATCATGATGAGTACTGTGGGTGTAAAGATTTTCTTGGGTACAGTTGTGAAGATTATGACATTTTTGCCCTTGCGGCTGCTTTGGAGGCTTTTTAA
- the LOC132165904 gene encoding uncharacterized protein LOC132165904, which translates to MGAPHQLSSLTCNLTIMQAKNVDFNSTGTLFVRYYLSAGNNKRIRLNTGEISSKSDLCWNESFSLDCFGSQDSMDSLKQENVVFELRRRNKVPVLGRIGGSQLLGRVEIPWKEVCESPNMEMVKWVPMGHVGVSKPPKLQVGIKVQVPAMEEMGRRRNGNVKKWDDGCCGCKDFHGYSCEDYDIFAIAAAF; encoded by the coding sequence ATGGGCGCTCCTCACCAGCTTTCTTCTCTTACTTGTAATCTGACAATCATGCAAGCCAAAAACGTGGATTTTAACTCCACTGGCACGCTCTTTGTCAGATACTATCTTTCTGCGGGAAACAACAAAAGAATTCGGCTTAACACCGGAGAAATCTCTTCCAAATCCGATCTCTGTTGGAACGAGTCCTTCTCGCTGGATTGCTTTGGTTCCCAAGACTCCATGGATAGCCTAAAGCAAGAAAACGTGGTTTTTGAGCTCCGGCGGAGGAACAAAGTGCCTGTTCTTGGGAGGATTGGTGGGTCACAGCTCTTGGGGAGGGTAGAGATTCCGTGGAAAGAAGTCTGTGAGTCACCGAACATGGAAATGGTGAAGTGGGTCCCGATGGGACACGTGGGTGTCAGCAAGCCGCCTAAGCTGCAAGTGGGGATCAAAGTTCAAGTTCCTGCAATGGAGGAGATGGGGAGAAGGAGAAATGGGAATGTCAAGAAGTGGGATGATGGGTGCTGTGGGTGTAAAGATTTTCATGGGTATAGTTGTGAAGATTATGACATTTTTGCAATTGCGGCTGCTTTTTAG
- the LOC132166635 gene encoding uncharacterized protein LOC132166635: MGAPHQLSSLTCNLTIMQAKNVDFNSSGTLFVRYYLSAGNNKRIRLNTREISSKSDLCWNESFSLDCFGSQDSMDSLKQENVVFELRRRNKVPVLGRIGGSQLLGRVEIPWKEVCESPDMEMVKWVPMGHVGVSKPPKLQVGMKVQVPAMEEMGRRRNGNVKKWDDECCGCKDFHGYSCEDYDIFALAAAF; the protein is encoded by the coding sequence ATGGGCGCTCCTCACCAGCTTTCTTCTCTTACTTGTAATTTGACAATCATGCAAGCAAAAAACGTGGATTTTAACTCCAGTGGCACACTCTTTGTCAGATACTATCTTTCTGCAGGAAACAACAAAAGAATTCGGCTTAACACCCGAGAAATCTCTTCCAAATCCGATCTCTGTTGGAACGAGTCCTTCTCGTTGGATTGCTTTGGTTCCCAAGACTCCATGGATAGCCTAAAGCAAGAAAACGTGGTTTTCGAGCTCCGGCGGAGGAACAAAGTGCCTGTTCTTGGGAGGATTGGTGGGTCACAACTCTTGGGGAGGGTAGAGATTCCGTGGAAAGAAGTCTGTGAGTCACCGGACATGGAAATGGTGAAGTGGGTCCCGATGGGACACGTGGGTGTCAGCAAGCCGCCTAAGCTGCAAGTGGGGATGAAAGTTCAAGTTCCTGCAATGGAGGAGATGGGGAGAAGGAGAAATGGGAATGTCAAGAAGTGGGATGATGAGTGCTGTGGGTGTAAAGATTTTCATGGGTATAGTTGTGAAGATTATGACATTTTTGCACTTGCGGCTGCTTTTTAG